A stretch of Planococcus citri chromosome 5, ihPlaCitr1.1, whole genome shotgun sequence DNA encodes these proteins:
- the LOC135847374 gene encoding eukaryotic translation initiation factor 4 gamma 3-like isoform X3 produces MNTSIRKSGNQYRDTYPQYGIPPQSGHSLRDGMNYPSLNSLPVGVQVAAQSAGNVPPQTSHYVQGTPLQTSAVASGITVNAHGLTPHGGITTSTPTVLSLPNQHSQGPTPASTPPAAPNDPKTTAHYPQQTASYQPHNMNYTFNPSAAAAASRMYYNPRSVPHNQNNRTMPHMTGARQPFLGYPNQYAVPIQMLASHLPNPNNNTVTFSPYPNDQFANLYISQQNPTSSQNYAMPGYAPLRPPAASTVRSTNQTPVYSNSNVQTNIMYTPTVNPIAHYTHQQQQQQQQQQQQQQQQQAAKVQSKERKNRIRIVDPETGKEVDFGNEQQQNDKTSEKSDDTETNASSVRVEFATEVGKRALEPSLSSTTASYGSSATGAKKESSPANVMNGPDKSASATAATAQPSYLPSTKIDYKSSTTTPPSLPSSGVGAASAANSFQNAVNDSSNSIEPPVVNSLKSSNAAANAFQPKQPMDYKRPTREEPSPPTTTTSTSSGIAAPDAATAAAKPSPTWPAENSGGTPSTVAQSAASIVGPKSSASVAAATVVGKKIPPKEAGGVEANGASVVSTSSVGSSQSASSATAATSAVPNLTPSQDGPKAPSVTSPLVVDSNDSSSCKKTPSAAKQGIQQSVAPTDEADSAAATPTTAAAVVSSGATNAKQPASASGLPQAAKFASPATASSQSLPSAGQAAGTTPVSSNAAVPTPAQSKVDSKATSSPTPSQQKPSTGALPTSVPSSEKPSPIATPGAPLGQPFPSKTAAAAASSASAAASAPADKNVAAAAKDDKAANPSAKTKNRKENAESNAADQNTKKSAAQNAPAAKHQNTESTAKSAQSAAAAAATAPVTASKQTNGDAADAQGVVEGKSKKNKKSSKKEIINKKGSEKEGSDMDVFTEKPSSPPEKARNAEKVPAAPTAVQTNNTTANRSSKTNSSQKPIDDKEDISAVESKKGLVTHQNIPTTQTVSTSDSQKTEQPTVSDSRPRKYTVEFLLSLRDLPDCKKSVKVANDLPGNLYSDSGFQLRTQGAYTAMPSNNFMMPAFMNTGRGSMSLPTRKSQQGRLKNDRQPTIHVTLSLKEDVPLRSSKDAWKPARLNPDMRNLNNDDKKTQELYKSVTGILNKLTPEKFDHLIEKIKNLPIDNVPRLQGVIDLIFDKAIDEPGFCKWYAEMCRVMQNVTVPDKDGGKMQTFRILLINKCQQQFERDKAEELDVIKKQEEIAACTDPEKKKELQLLFEDTERKVRRKSVGNCRFIGELFKLQMLTAKIMLRCITKLLGSTDEESLECLCKLLTTIGKDLESKLAQTQKKELEQYFDKMQDLSENKKHKVSSRIRFMLQDVIDLRRNEWVPRREADNPKKIEQINAEHERKEQEIKMMNLQTPQRGGRGYDDNYNNRNNRDFNKKGSRTGSQNDDEWKTVSVKNYKTPNYKVDTNKFNAIGTTSQMQVSDSLGPTGGFKQWSFGVAASSKTLNDKKSVSNSFNPSSFSTSNSFRSLSNKVTPSSSMEKPKPYPNRDVAEAGKISRSGSAQNIHPSSRESSIPRQQPPSRNASQSSRQPSSSSSSAPAMLPADELKRATVTIYQEYDSNNDLKDSMETFEERFNPKQLADAVQEMIAYIIENKPKSAAKCGVFLVNLIKRGVVTKKHFIEAVKFFYDMADDLIIDCPNMWISLAEISSPLVIQDCLQISDLQTEVPSKTLLDLIKTTNEAPVDKDSVLKKHLLESLEKDNSDEIIKWIDNNFENSRNSTLLVSKLTTIVCEIIDKVWQKESNKQGDESNAIEDTMKKYNRLLKIYIENKSELEMQCLLAVHEYVDKASYPRGLLHGIFESLYDLKLVSYDSFEQWKNSDKTPRLGVAMSLLRQFFEFLGETQQNDDSANR; encoded by the exons GTCATTCTCTGCGAGATGGCATGAATTATCCATCTTTGAACTCGTTACCTGTGGGAGTACAGGTAGCCGCACAGTCCGCGGGGAACGTGCCTCCACAGACGTCGCATTACGTGCAAGGCACGCCGTTGCAGACATCGGCGGTCGCTTCCGGTATAACAGTTAATGCGCACGGATTGACGCCGCACGGAGGTATAACCACATCGACGCCGACTGTGCTGTCGTTGCCTAACCAACACTCGCAGGGCCCAACACCGGCTAGTACTCCACCGGCAGCCCCTAATGATCCAAAAACCACGGCTCATTATCCGCAACAAA CAGCTTCGTACCAGCCGCATAATATGAACTATACTTTTAATCcttctgctgctgctgctgctagCAGG atgtATTACAATCCTCGTAGTGTCCCCCATAACCAAAATAATCGAACTATGCCGCACATGACTGGAGCAAGACAACCTTTTCTA GGTTATCCAAATCAGTACGCTGTGCCGATACAAATG CTTGCATCGCATCTACCAAATCCGAATAATAATACGGTTACGTTTAGCCCTTACCCGAACGATCAGTTCGCCAATTTATATATTTCGCAACAAAATCCTACTTCTTCGCAAAACT ATGCTATGCCAGGATATGCACCTTTAAGGCCGCCTGCAGCGAGCACTGTACGATCAACGAATCAGACGCCCGTATATAGTAACTCAAATGTTCAAACTAATATTATGTATACACCTACGGTGAATCCGATTGCGCATTATACGCatcaacaacagcaacaacagcagcagcagcaacaacaacaacagcaacagcaggCTGCTAAAGTTCAGAGCAAGGAGCGCAAAAATCGTATTAGAATTGTCGATCCGGAAACCGGCAAAGAGGTAGATTTTGGTAACGAACAACAGCAAAATGACAAAACTAGCGAGAAAAGTGATGATACTGAG ACGAACGCGAGCAGTGTACGCGTAGAATTCGCTACAGAAGTAGGCAAACGCGCTTTGGAACCTTCGCTGAGCTCGACTACGGCGTCGTACGGTTCTTCGGCGACTGGTGCGAAAAAAGAATCATCTCCGGCGAACGTGATGAACGGTCCGGATAAGAGCGCTTCCGCGACGGCTGCTACCGCACAGCCGTCGTATTTACCATCGACGAAAATCGATTACAAGTCTTCGACGACGACTCCGCCGTCGTTACCAAGTAGCGGCGTTGGCGCTGCGTCGGCTGCGAATAGTTTTCAAAACGCTGTTAACGATAGTAGTAATAGTATAGAACCTCCCGTAGTCAATTCACTTAAGTCTTCGAACGCGGCCGCGAACGCGTTCCAACCTAAGCAACCAATGGATTACAAACGACCTACGAGGGAAGAACCGTCGCCGCCGACGACCACCACCAGCACTAGCAGCGGTATAGCGGCGCCGGACGCGGCCACAGCTGCGGCGAAACCATCGCCGACGTGGCCAGCGGAAAACAGCGGTGGTACGCCGTCGACTGTTGCGCAATCTGCAGCGTCGATAGTCGGACCGAAATCGTCGGCTAGCGTTGCGGCGGCGACCGTTGTTGGCAAGAAGATTCCTCCGAAAGAAGCCGGCGGCGTCGAAGCCAACGGCGCGTCGGTCGTTTCCACTTCATCGGTCGGTTCCTCGCAATCGGCGTCGTCCGCAACGGCGGCCACGTCGGCTGTACCGAATCTTACCCCGTCGCAAGACGGACCAAAAGCACCTTCCGTTACCAGTCCTTTAGTCGTAGATAGTAATGATTCGTCGTCATGTAAAAAGACGCCGAGCGCCGCTAAACAGGGTATTCAACAAAGTGTCGCACCAACCGACGAAGCAGATTCGGCGGCAGCGACCCCGACGACAGCTGCTGCGGTAGTCAGCTCCGGTGCCACGAACGCGAAGCAGCCCGCTTCCGCCTCCGGGCTACCTCAGGCCGCTAAATTCGCCAGTCCGGCTACTGCCTCGAGTCAATCACTGCCTTCGGCCGGTCAAGCTGCTGGTACTACTCCGGTGTCGAGTAACGCGGCTGTTCCGACACCTGCTCAATCTAAAGTCGACTCGAAGGCGACCAGTTCGCCGACACCGTCGCAGCAAAAGCCGTCGACCGGCGCGTTACCAACTTCCGTACCGAGTAGCGAGAAACCATCGCCTATCGCTACGCCCGGAGCACCGTTAGGACAGCCGTTCCCGTCTAAGACGGCCGCCGCCGCTGCATCTTCGGCCTCCGCCGCGGCTTCCGCGCCCGCTGATAAAAACGTCGCGGCTGCAGCTAAAGACGACAAAGCTGCGAATCCGTCCGCCAAAACGAAAAATCGCAAGGAGAACGCCGAATCGAACGCCGCCGATCAGAACACCAAGAAATCCGCCGCTCAGAATGCGCCTGCTGCCAAGCACCAGAATACCGAGTCGACGGCCAAGTCAGCTCAAAGCGCCGCCGCTGCTGCTGCTACTGCTCCTGTAACCGCTTCCAAGCAGACGAACGGTGATGCTGCCGATGCTCAAGGTGTTGTCGAAG GTAAATCgaagaaaaacaagaaatcTTCCAAGAAGGAGATAATAAATAAGAAGGGATCGGAGAAAGAGGGCTCTGATATGGATGTATTCACCGAGAAACCTTCTTCGCCGCCGGAAAAAGCTCGCAATGCTGAAAAAGTGCCCGCTGCTCCGACCGCTGTACAAACTAATAATACTACTGCGAATCGTTCCAGTAAAACTAATTCTAGTCAGAAACCTATCGATGATAAG gAGGATATTTCCGCTGTGGAGTCGAAGAAAGGACTCGTTACTCACCAAAACATTCCCACAACGCAGACAGTTTCTACATCTGATTCACAAAAGACTG AACAACCAACTGTCTCAGATTCTCGTCCGAGGAAGTATACAGTCGAGTTTCTGTTATCGTTACGTGATTTACCCGATTGCAAGAAATCGGTAAAAGTTGCCAATGATTTACCGGGCAATCTGTATTCAGATAGTGGTTTTCAG TTGCGAACTCAAGGCGCTTACACAGCCATGCCTAGTAATAATTTCATGATGCCTGCATTTATGAATACGGGTCGTGGTTCG aTGTCGTTACCAACGCGTAAAAGTCAACAAGGTAGACTGAAGAACGATCGACAACCTACAATCCATGTTACCTTATCGCTTAAGGAAGACGTTCCTTTACGCTCTTCGAAGGATGCTTGGAAACCGGCCAGACTGAATCCAGATATGAGGAATTTGAATAACGATGATAAGAAAACTCAA GAGTTGTACAAATCCGTTACTggtattttaaataaattaacgCCGGAGAAATTCGATcatctgattgaaaaaattaaaaatttaccaatcgACAATGTGCCCAGATTACAAGGTGTTATAGATTTAATTTTCGATAAG GCTATCGACGAACCTGGTTTTTGTAAATGGTACGCCGAAATGTGCCGTGTGATGCAAAACGTTACTGTGCCCGATAAAGATGGCGGTAAAATGCAAACCTTTAGGATACTTTTAATTAATAAATGCCAGCAGCAATTCGAGCGTGATAAGGCCGAAGAATTGGATGTGATAAAGAAACAAGAAGAAATCGCCGCGTGTACTGATCCG gaaaagaaaaaagagcTTCAATTATTATTCGAAGACACCGAACGTAAAGTTCGCCGAAAATCAGTCGGTAATTGCAG ATTCATTGgtgaattattcaaattgcaaATGTTAACCGCTAAGATTATGCTTCGTTGTATTACCAAGTTGCTAGGATCAACGGACGAAGAGTCGTTAGAATGTTTATGTAAATTGTTAACCACCATCGGAAAGGACCTAGAATCGAAATTG GCTCAAACTCAAAAGAAAGAATTAGAACAGTATTTCGATAAGATGCAAGAtctttcagaaaataaaaaacacaaagtATCGTCCAGAATCCGGTTCATGTTGCAAGACGTGATCGATTTGAGGAGAAACGAATGGGTACCGAGACGCGAAGCCGATAACCCTAAGAAAATCGAGCAAATTAATGCCGAACACGAACGTAAAGAGCAAgaaattaaaatgatgaatCTTCAAACTCCTCAACGTGGCGGTCGCGGTTACGACGATAATTACAATAATAGAAATAATAGAGATTTCAATAAGAAAGGCTCCA GAACTGGTAGCCAAAACGACGACGAATGGAAGACTGTCAGTGTCAAGAATTACAAAACTCCTAATTATAAAGTTGACACGAATAAATTTAACGCTATTGGTACGACGAGTCAAATGCAAGTTTCTGATTCGCTCGGTCCTACCGGCGGTTTCAAGCAATGGAGCTTTGGTGTAGCGGCGTCTTCGAAAACACTCAACGATAAGAAGAGTGTGTCGAATTCGTTTAATCCGTCATCGTTCTCCACTAGTAATAG TTTCAGAAGTTTATCGAATAAGGtgacgccgtcgtcgtcgatgGAGAAACCTAAACCTTATCCTAATAGAGATG TCGCCGAAGCGGGCAAAATCTCGCGCAGCGGATCCGCTCAAAATATACATCCGTCGTCGCGTGAAAGCTCGATACCAAGGCAGCAGCCTCCGTCTCGAAATGCTTCGCAAAGCTCCAGACAACCGTCGTCTTCGTCCTCGTCAGCGCCTGCGATGCTGCCTGCGGACGAATTAAAACGAGCCACCGTTACCATTTACCAAGAATACGATAGTAATAATGATTTGAAA GACAGCATGGAAACTTTCGAAGAACGATTTAATCCAAAACAACTAGCAGATGCTGTGCAAGAGATGATAGCTTATATAATAGAAAATAAACCTAAATCGGCCGCCAAATGCGGAGTATTTTTAGTTAATTTAATCAAACGCGGAGTTGTTACCAAGAAGCATTTTATCGAAGC GGTGAAATTTTTCTACGATATGGCGGATGATTTAATTATAGACTGTCCTAATATGTGGATCTCTTTGgctgaaatttcaa GTCCACTAGTTATTCAAGACTGTTTACAAATTAGCGATTTACAGACTGAAGTACCGAGTAAAACGTTGCTAGATCTTATTAAAACTACGAATGAG GCTCCTGTAGATAAGGATAGTGTACTGAAGAAACACCTACTAGAAAGTCTGGAAAAAGACAACTCCGATGAAATCATTAAATGGATCGAT AATAATTTCGAAAACAGCCGAAATTCCACGTTGTTGGTCTCGAAGTTGACGACGATAGTTTGTGAAATTATCGATAAAGTGTGGCAAA aGGAAAGCAACAAACAAGGTGACGAAAGTAATGCCATCGAAGATACGATGAAAAAGTACAAcagattgttgaaaatttatatcgaAAACAAAAGCGAATTAGAAATGCAATGTTTATTGGCTGTGCACGAATATGTGGATAAGGCGAGTTATCCGCGAG GTTTGCTTCACGGAATATTCGAATCATTATATGATCTGAAACTAGTATCGTACGATTCGTTCGAACAGTGGAAAAATAGCGACAAGACACCTAGATTGGGAGTTGCGATGAGTTTGTTAcggcaatttttcgaattcttaGGAG AAACGCAACAAAACGACGACAGCGCAAATCGTTGA
- the LOC135847374 gene encoding eukaryotic translation initiation factor 4 gamma 3-like isoform X4, with amino-acid sequence MNIESTFAAAAAGHSLRDGMNYPSLNSLPVGVQVAAQSAGNVPPQTSHYVQGTPLQTSAVASGITVNAHGLTPHGGITTSTPTVLSLPNQHSQGPTPASTPPAAPNDPKTTAHYPQQTASYQPHNMNYTFNPSAAAAASRMYYNPRSVPHNQNNRTMPHMTGARQPFLGYPNQYAVPIQMLASHLPNPNNNTVTFSPYPNDQFANLYISQQNPTSSQNYAMPGYAPLRPPAASTVRSTNQTPVYSNSNVQTNIMYTPTVNPIAHYTHQQQQQQQQQQQQQQQQQAAKVQSKERKNRIRIVDPETGKEVDFGNEQQQNDKTSEKSDDTETNASSVRVEFATEVGKRALEPSLSSTTASYGSSATGAKKESSPANVMNGPDKSASATAATAQPSYLPSTKIDYKSSTTTPPSLPSSGVGAASAANSFQNAVNDSSNSIEPPVVNSLKSSNAAANAFQPKQPMDYKRPTREEPSPPTTTTSTSSGIAAPDAATAAAKPSPTWPAENSGGTPSTVAQSAASIVGPKSSASVAAATVVGKKIPPKEAGGVEANGASVVSTSSVGSSQSASSATAATSAVPNLTPSQDGPKAPSVTSPLVVDSNDSSSCKKTPSAAKQGIQQSVAPTDEADSAAATPTTAAAVVSSGATNAKQPASASGLPQAAKFASPATASSQSLPSAGQAAGTTPVSSNAAVPTPAQSKVDSKATSSPTPSQQKPSTGALPTSVPSSEKPSPIATPGAPLGQPFPSKTAAAAASSASAAASAPADKNVAAAAKDDKAANPSAKTKNRKENAESNAADQNTKKSAAQNAPAAKHQNTESTAKSAQSAAAAAATAPVTASKQTNGDAADAQGVVEGKSKKNKKSSKKEIINKKGSEKEGSDMDVFTEKPSSPPEKARNAEKVPAAPTAVQTNNTTANRSSKTNSSQKPIDDKEDISAVESKKGLVTHQNIPTTQTVSTSDSQKTEQPTVSDSRPRKYTVEFLLSLRDLPDCKKSVKVANDLPGNLYSDSGFQLRTQGAYTAMPSNNFMMPAFMNTGRGSMSLPTRKSQQGRLKNDRQPTIHVTLSLKEDVPLRSSKDAWKPARLNPDMRNLNNDDKKTQELYKSVTGILNKLTPEKFDHLIEKIKNLPIDNVPRLQGVIDLIFDKAIDEPGFCKWYAEMCRVMQNVTVPDKDGGKMQTFRILLINKCQQQFERDKAEELDVIKKQEEIAACTDPEKKKELQLLFEDTERKVRRKSVGNCRFIGELFKLQMLTAKIMLRCITKLLGSTDEESLECLCKLLTTIGKDLESKLAQTQKKELEQYFDKMQDLSENKKHKVSSRIRFMLQDVIDLRRNEWVPRREADNPKKIEQINAEHERKEQEIKMMNLQTPQRGGRGYDDNYNNRNNRDFNKKGSRTGSQNDDEWKTVSVKNYKTPNYKVDTNKFNAIGTTSQMQVSDSLGPTGGFKQWSFGVAASSKTLNDKKSVSNSFNPSSFSTSNSFRSLSNKVTPSSSMEKPKPYPNRDVAEAGKISRSGSAQNIHPSSRESSIPRQQPPSRNASQSSRQPSSSSSSAPAMLPADELKRATVTIYQEYDSNNDLKDSMETFEERFNPKQLADAVQEMIAYIIENKPKSAAKCGVFLVNLIKRGVVTKKHFIEAVKFFYDMADDLIIDCPNMWISLAEISSPLVIQDCLQISDLQTEVPSKTLLDLIKTTNEAPVDKDSVLKKHLLESLEKDNSDEIIKWIDNNFENSRNSTLLVSKLTTIVCEIIDKVWQKESNKQGDESNAIEDTMKKYNRLLKIYIENKSELEMQCLLAVHEYVDKASYPRGLLHGIFESLYDLKLVSYDSFEQWKNSDKTPRLGVAMSLLRQFFEFLGETQQNDDSANR; translated from the exons GTCATTCTCTGCGAGATGGCATGAATTATCCATCTTTGAACTCGTTACCTGTGGGAGTACAGGTAGCCGCACAGTCCGCGGGGAACGTGCCTCCACAGACGTCGCATTACGTGCAAGGCACGCCGTTGCAGACATCGGCGGTCGCTTCCGGTATAACAGTTAATGCGCACGGATTGACGCCGCACGGAGGTATAACCACATCGACGCCGACTGTGCTGTCGTTGCCTAACCAACACTCGCAGGGCCCAACACCGGCTAGTACTCCACCGGCAGCCCCTAATGATCCAAAAACCACGGCTCATTATCCGCAACAAA CAGCTTCGTACCAGCCGCATAATATGAACTATACTTTTAATCcttctgctgctgctgctgctagCAGG atgtATTACAATCCTCGTAGTGTCCCCCATAACCAAAATAATCGAACTATGCCGCACATGACTGGAGCAAGACAACCTTTTCTA GGTTATCCAAATCAGTACGCTGTGCCGATACAAATG CTTGCATCGCATCTACCAAATCCGAATAATAATACGGTTACGTTTAGCCCTTACCCGAACGATCAGTTCGCCAATTTATATATTTCGCAACAAAATCCTACTTCTTCGCAAAACT ATGCTATGCCAGGATATGCACCTTTAAGGCCGCCTGCAGCGAGCACTGTACGATCAACGAATCAGACGCCCGTATATAGTAACTCAAATGTTCAAACTAATATTATGTATACACCTACGGTGAATCCGATTGCGCATTATACGCatcaacaacagcaacaacagcagcagcagcaacaacaacaacagcaacagcaggCTGCTAAAGTTCAGAGCAAGGAGCGCAAAAATCGTATTAGAATTGTCGATCCGGAAACCGGCAAAGAGGTAGATTTTGGTAACGAACAACAGCAAAATGACAAAACTAGCGAGAAAAGTGATGATACTGAG ACGAACGCGAGCAGTGTACGCGTAGAATTCGCTACAGAAGTAGGCAAACGCGCTTTGGAACCTTCGCTGAGCTCGACTACGGCGTCGTACGGTTCTTCGGCGACTGGTGCGAAAAAAGAATCATCTCCGGCGAACGTGATGAACGGTCCGGATAAGAGCGCTTCCGCGACGGCTGCTACCGCACAGCCGTCGTATTTACCATCGACGAAAATCGATTACAAGTCTTCGACGACGACTCCGCCGTCGTTACCAAGTAGCGGCGTTGGCGCTGCGTCGGCTGCGAATAGTTTTCAAAACGCTGTTAACGATAGTAGTAATAGTATAGAACCTCCCGTAGTCAATTCACTTAAGTCTTCGAACGCGGCCGCGAACGCGTTCCAACCTAAGCAACCAATGGATTACAAACGACCTACGAGGGAAGAACCGTCGCCGCCGACGACCACCACCAGCACTAGCAGCGGTATAGCGGCGCCGGACGCGGCCACAGCTGCGGCGAAACCATCGCCGACGTGGCCAGCGGAAAACAGCGGTGGTACGCCGTCGACTGTTGCGCAATCTGCAGCGTCGATAGTCGGACCGAAATCGTCGGCTAGCGTTGCGGCGGCGACCGTTGTTGGCAAGAAGATTCCTCCGAAAGAAGCCGGCGGCGTCGAAGCCAACGGCGCGTCGGTCGTTTCCACTTCATCGGTCGGTTCCTCGCAATCGGCGTCGTCCGCAACGGCGGCCACGTCGGCTGTACCGAATCTTACCCCGTCGCAAGACGGACCAAAAGCACCTTCCGTTACCAGTCCTTTAGTCGTAGATAGTAATGATTCGTCGTCATGTAAAAAGACGCCGAGCGCCGCTAAACAGGGTATTCAACAAAGTGTCGCACCAACCGACGAAGCAGATTCGGCGGCAGCGACCCCGACGACAGCTGCTGCGGTAGTCAGCTCCGGTGCCACGAACGCGAAGCAGCCCGCTTCCGCCTCCGGGCTACCTCAGGCCGCTAAATTCGCCAGTCCGGCTACTGCCTCGAGTCAATCACTGCCTTCGGCCGGTCAAGCTGCTGGTACTACTCCGGTGTCGAGTAACGCGGCTGTTCCGACACCTGCTCAATCTAAAGTCGACTCGAAGGCGACCAGTTCGCCGACACCGTCGCAGCAAAAGCCGTCGACCGGCGCGTTACCAACTTCCGTACCGAGTAGCGAGAAACCATCGCCTATCGCTACGCCCGGAGCACCGTTAGGACAGCCGTTCCCGTCTAAGACGGCCGCCGCCGCTGCATCTTCGGCCTCCGCCGCGGCTTCCGCGCCCGCTGATAAAAACGTCGCGGCTGCAGCTAAAGACGACAAAGCTGCGAATCCGTCCGCCAAAACGAAAAATCGCAAGGAGAACGCCGAATCGAACGCCGCCGATCAGAACACCAAGAAATCCGCCGCTCAGAATGCGCCTGCTGCCAAGCACCAGAATACCGAGTCGACGGCCAAGTCAGCTCAAAGCGCCGCCGCTGCTGCTGCTACTGCTCCTGTAACCGCTTCCAAGCAGACGAACGGTGATGCTGCCGATGCTCAAGGTGTTGTCGAAG GTAAATCgaagaaaaacaagaaatcTTCCAAGAAGGAGATAATAAATAAGAAGGGATCGGAGAAAGAGGGCTCTGATATGGATGTATTCACCGAGAAACCTTCTTCGCCGCCGGAAAAAGCTCGCAATGCTGAAAAAGTGCCCGCTGCTCCGACCGCTGTACAAACTAATAATACTACTGCGAATCGTTCCAGTAAAACTAATTCTAGTCAGAAACCTATCGATGATAAG gAGGATATTTCCGCTGTGGAGTCGAAGAAAGGACTCGTTACTCACCAAAACATTCCCACAACGCAGACAGTTTCTACATCTGATTCACAAAAGACTG AACAACCAACTGTCTCAGATTCTCGTCCGAGGAAGTATACAGTCGAGTTTCTGTTATCGTTACGTGATTTACCCGATTGCAAGAAATCGGTAAAAGTTGCCAATGATTTACCGGGCAATCTGTATTCAGATAGTGGTTTTCAG TTGCGAACTCAAGGCGCTTACACAGCCATGCCTAGTAATAATTTCATGATGCCTGCATTTATGAATACGGGTCGTGGTTCG aTGTCGTTACCAACGCGTAAAAGTCAACAAGGTAGACTGAAGAACGATCGACAACCTACAATCCATGTTACCTTATCGCTTAAGGAAGACGTTCCTTTACGCTCTTCGAAGGATGCTTGGAAACCGGCCAGACTGAATCCAGATATGAGGAATTTGAATAACGATGATAAGAAAACTCAA GAGTTGTACAAATCCGTTACTggtattttaaataaattaacgCCGGAGAAATTCGATcatctgattgaaaaaattaaaaatttaccaatcgACAATGTGCCCAGATTACAAGGTGTTATAGATTTAATTTTCGATAAG GCTATCGACGAACCTGGTTTTTGTAAATGGTACGCCGAAATGTGCCGTGTGATGCAAAACGTTACTGTGCCCGATAAAGATGGCGGTAAAATGCAAACCTTTAGGATACTTTTAATTAATAAATGCCAGCAGCAATTCGAGCGTGATAAGGCCGAAGAATTGGATGTGATAAAGAAACAAGAAGAAATCGCCGCGTGTACTGATCCG gaaaagaaaaaagagcTTCAATTATTATTCGAAGACACCGAACGTAAAGTTCGCCGAAAATCAGTCGGTAATTGCAG ATTCATTGgtgaattattcaaattgcaaATGTTAACCGCTAAGATTATGCTTCGTTGTATTACCAAGTTGCTAGGATCAACGGACGAAGAGTCGTTAGAATGTTTATGTAAATTGTTAACCACCATCGGAAAGGACCTAGAATCGAAATTG GCTCAAACTCAAAAGAAAGAATTAGAACAGTATTTCGATAAGATGCAAGAtctttcagaaaataaaaaacacaaagtATCGTCCAGAATCCGGTTCATGTTGCAAGACGTGATCGATTTGAGGAGAAACGAATGGGTACCGAGACGCGAAGCCGATAACCCTAAGAAAATCGAGCAAATTAATGCCGAACACGAACGTAAAGAGCAAgaaattaaaatgatgaatCTTCAAACTCCTCAACGTGGCGGTCGCGGTTACGACGATAATTACAATAATAGAAATAATAGAGATTTCAATAAGAAAGGCTCCA GAACTGGTAGCCAAAACGACGACGAATGGAAGACTGTCAGTGTCAAGAATTACAAAACTCCTAATTATAAAGTTGACACGAATAAATTTAACGCTATTGGTACGACGAGTCAAATGCAAGTTTCTGATTCGCTCGGTCCTACCGGCGGTTTCAAGCAATGGAGCTTTGGTGTAGCGGCGTCTTCGAAAACACTCAACGATAAGAAGAGTGTGTCGAATTCGTTTAATCCGTCATCGTTCTCCACTAGTAATAG TTTCAGAAGTTTATCGAATAAGGtgacgccgtcgtcgtcgatgGAGAAACCTAAACCTTATCCTAATAGAGATG TCGCCGAAGCGGGCAAAATCTCGCGCAGCGGATCCGCTCAAAATATACATCCGTCGTCGCGTGAAAGCTCGATACCAAGGCAGCAGCCTCCGTCTCGAAATGCTTCGCAAAGCTCCAGACAACCGTCGTCTTCGTCCTCGTCAGCGCCTGCGATGCTGCCTGCGGACGAATTAAAACGAGCCACCGTTACCATTTACCAAGAATACGATAGTAATAATGATTTGAAA GACAGCATGGAAACTTTCGAAGAACGATTTAATCCAAAACAACTAGCAGATGCTGTGCAAGAGATGATAGCTTATATAATAGAAAATAAACCTAAATCGGCCGCCAAATGCGGAGTATTTTTAGTTAATTTAATCAAACGCGGAGTTGTTACCAAGAAGCATTTTATCGAAGC GGTGAAATTTTTCTACGATATGGCGGATGATTTAATTATAGACTGTCCTAATATGTGGATCTCTTTGgctgaaatttcaa GTCCACTAGTTATTCAAGACTGTTTACAAATTAGCGATTTACAGACTGAAGTACCGAGTAAAACGTTGCTAGATCTTATTAAAACTACGAATGAG GCTCCTGTAGATAAGGATAGTGTACTGAAGAAACACCTACTAGAAAGTCTGGAAAAAGACAACTCCGATGAAATCATTAAATGGATCGAT AATAATTTCGAAAACAGCCGAAATTCCACGTTGTTGGTCTCGAAGTTGACGACGATAGTTTGTGAAATTATCGATAAAGTGTGGCAAA aGGAAAGCAACAAACAAGGTGACGAAAGTAATGCCATCGAAGATACGATGAAAAAGTACAAcagattgttgaaaatttatatcgaAAACAAAAGCGAATTAGAAATGCAATGTTTATTGGCTGTGCACGAATATGTGGATAAGGCGAGTTATCCGCGAG GTTTGCTTCACGGAATATTCGAATCATTATATGATCTGAAACTAGTATCGTACGATTCGTTCGAACAGTGGAAAAATAGCGACAAGACACCTAGATTGGGAGTTGCGATGAGTTTGTTAcggcaatttttcgaattcttaGGAG AAACGCAACAAAACGACGACAGCGCAAATCGTTGA